In a genomic window of Microbacterium amylolyticum:
- the rhaI gene encoding L-rhamnose isomerase, which yields MSTLTPNILAELEKQAIELPSWAFGNSGTRFKVFGTPGTPRDPFEKVSDAAQVHRLTGLAPTVALHIPWDKSDYDALRQHASDEGVALGTINSNTFQDDDYKFGALTHEDGRIRQKAIDHHLECIDIMHATGSRDLKIWLAEGSNYPGQADMRGRQDRLHESLQTIYARLGEEQRLVLEYKFFEPAFYHTDVPDWGTSYAQVAALGDKALVCLDTGHHAPGTNIEFIVMQLLRLGKLGSFDFNSRFYADDDLIVGAADPFQLFRIVFEVVRGGGLNNPDVQFMLDQCHNVENKILGQTRSVLNVQEMTARALLVDTDALREAQISGDPLAANQVFMDAFYTDVRPALAEWRESRGLPADPMRAFAESGYQQKIEQERAGGQQAGWGA from the coding sequence GCGATTGAGTTGCCCTCGTGGGCGTTCGGCAACTCCGGCACGCGTTTCAAGGTGTTCGGCACACCGGGAACGCCCCGCGACCCGTTCGAGAAGGTCTCCGACGCCGCGCAGGTGCACCGTCTGACGGGTCTTGCCCCCACGGTTGCCCTGCACATCCCGTGGGACAAGAGCGACTACGACGCGCTGCGCCAGCACGCCTCAGACGAGGGCGTTGCGCTCGGCACGATCAACTCGAACACCTTCCAGGACGACGATTACAAATTCGGCGCCCTCACTCACGAGGACGGCCGGATCCGTCAGAAGGCGATCGATCACCACCTCGAGTGCATCGACATCATGCACGCAACGGGATCGCGCGACCTCAAGATCTGGTTGGCCGAGGGGTCGAACTATCCCGGACAGGCCGATATGCGCGGACGGCAGGACCGCCTGCACGAGTCGCTTCAGACCATCTACGCGCGTCTCGGTGAGGAGCAGCGCCTCGTTCTGGAGTACAAGTTCTTCGAGCCGGCGTTTTATCACACCGACGTTCCCGACTGGGGGACGTCCTACGCGCAGGTGGCGGCGCTTGGCGACAAGGCGCTCGTGTGCCTCGACACGGGGCACCACGCGCCCGGAACGAACATCGAGTTCATCGTGATGCAGTTGCTGCGCCTCGGCAAGCTCGGCTCGTTCGACTTCAACAGCCGCTTCTACGCCGATGACGATCTCATCGTCGGCGCCGCCGACCCGTTCCAGCTGTTCCGGATCGTCTTCGAGGTCGTGCGCGGTGGCGGATTGAACAATCCCGATGTGCAGTTCATGCTCGACCAGTGCCACAACGTCGAGAACAAGATTCTCGGCCAGACGCGGTCCGTGCTGAACGTGCAGGAGATGACGGCGCGCGCGCTGCTCGTCGATACCGACGCCCTGCGCGAGGCGCAGATCTCCGGCGACCCGCTGGCCGCGAACCAGGTGTTCATGGACGCGTTCTACACCGACGTTCGCCCCGCTCTCGCCGAATGGCGCGAGAGCCGCGGCCTGCCTGCCGACCCCATGCGGGCGTTCGCCGAGTCGGGATATCAGCAGAAGATCGAACAGGAGCGCGCGGGCGGCCAGCAGGCCGGCTGGGGCGCGTGA
- a CDS encoding rhamnulokinase, which yields MRPGTVAAVDLGATSGRVIVGRFGDGELAMETVGRFPNTPLRTPSGLLWDIASLYRGAHDGLAHAFRSAPEIASIGVDSWAVDYALLRGNRMVGTPFHYRDERTERGVRSVHEHTPFAELYRRNGLQFLPFNTLYQLVCDEQDGFLSLADRLLLIPDLLGWMLTGESVAERTNASTTGLLNVSTGEWDEALASRIGVPRTLLPTLIDPGNEVGGLLPHVANELGGSAPVVAVGSHDTASAIVAVPMRSDRAAYISCGTWGLVGVETDAPVLTDAARDANFTNEGGVDGRTRFLHNVMGLWLLSESIREWEREPGAATINLPELLGQAARVGGPVGIFDANDPVFLAPGDMPKRIATWLREHDQPVPRTRAEFARSIVASLADAFAGAVRTASELSGVPVETIHIVGGGALNELLCQLTADRAGVPVEAGPVEATATGNLLVQARTAGLVSGDLEALRDIVARGVDVRRYRPRS from the coding sequence ATGAGACCAGGAACTGTCGCCGCCGTCGATCTCGGCGCAACGAGCGGCCGCGTGATCGTCGGCCGGTTCGGCGACGGCGAACTCGCGATGGAAACGGTGGGGCGGTTCCCCAACACCCCTCTCCGCACGCCCAGCGGGCTGCTGTGGGACATCGCCTCGCTGTACCGCGGCGCTCATGACGGGCTGGCGCACGCCTTCCGGTCTGCGCCCGAGATCGCCTCGATCGGCGTGGATTCGTGGGCGGTGGACTATGCACTGCTTCGCGGTAACCGCATGGTCGGAACGCCGTTCCACTACCGCGATGAACGAACGGAACGCGGCGTCCGGTCTGTTCATGAGCACACACCCTTCGCGGAGCTGTATCGCCGCAACGGTTTGCAGTTCCTCCCGTTCAACACTCTCTATCAGCTTGTCTGCGACGAACAGGACGGGTTCCTGTCGCTGGCGGACCGCCTGCTGCTCATCCCGGATCTGTTGGGCTGGATGCTTACGGGGGAGTCCGTTGCCGAACGAACCAACGCCTCGACGACGGGCCTGCTGAACGTGAGCACTGGGGAGTGGGACGAGGCTCTCGCATCGCGCATCGGTGTGCCGCGAACGCTCCTCCCGACGCTTATCGACCCGGGAAACGAGGTTGGCGGGCTGCTGCCACACGTGGCGAACGAGCTGGGCGGTTCCGCCCCCGTCGTCGCTGTCGGATCGCACGACACGGCCTCGGCGATCGTTGCCGTGCCCATGCGATCGGATCGCGCGGCGTACATATCGTGCGGAACGTGGGGTCTTGTCGGCGTGGAAACCGACGCGCCGGTTCTCACCGACGCCGCCCGCGATGCAAACTTCACCAATGAGGGCGGCGTCGACGGGCGCACGCGATTCCTGCACAACGTGATGGGCCTGTGGCTGCTCAGCGAATCGATTCGCGAGTGGGAACGTGAGCCCGGCGCCGCAACGATCAACCTGCCGGAACTGCTGGGCCAGGCCGCGCGGGTGGGCGGACCGGTCGGGATCTTCGATGCGAACGATCCTGTCTTCCTCGCGCCGGGCGACATGCCGAAACGGATCGCGACGTGGCTGCGCGAGCACGACCAGCCCGTTCCGCGCACGCGCGCCGAGTTCGCGCGGAGCATCGTCGCGTCACTGGCCGATGCGTTCGCTGGCGCGGTGCGAACGGCGTCGGAGCTGTCGGGGGTTCCCGTCGAGACGATCCACATTGTCGGCGGCGGCGCGTTGAACGAGCTGCTGTGCCAGTTGACGGCCGACCGTGCGGGCGTTCCCGTTGAGGCAGGGCCCGTCGAGGCCACGGCAACGGGCAATCTGCTGGTGCAGGCGCGCACGGCTGGCCTCGTGTCCGGCGACCTCGAGGCGCTCCGCGACATCGTCGCGCGCGGCGTCGACGTCAGGCGGTACCGTCCGCGCTCCTGA
- a CDS encoding bifunctional aldolase/short-chain dehydrogenase yields the protein MTNQTVADLLERSNRLGSDPQNTNYAGGNTSAKGTATDPVTGEPVELLWVKGSGGDLGTLTEAGLAALRLDRMRALVNVYPGVDREDEMVAAFDYCLHGKGGAAPSIDTAMHGLVDAAHVDHLHPDSGIAIATAADGEALTKKIFGDKVVWVPWRRPGFQLGLDIAQIKAAHPQAIGTILGGHGITAWGDTSEESEKNSLWIIETAQAYIDANGTPEPFGGVRAGYAALPEGERRAKAAALAATIRGIASHDAPMVGHFTDAAVVTDFLASERAPELAALGTSCPDHFLRTKVKPLILDLPANASTEESIARLKELHEQYRADYAAYYDRFATDDSPAMRGADPLIVLVPGVGMFSYGKNKQTARVAGEFYVNAINVMRGAESLSTYAPISDEEKFRIEYWALEEAKLQRMPKPKTHQGRIAFVTGAASGIGKAIATRLAAEGACVVIADLDLEKARAAAAELGGTDVAIGVAANVADESAVQAAIDEALLAFGGVDLVVNNAGLSLSKSLLETTEKDWDLQHDVMAKGSFLVSKAAARPLMDQGLGGDIIYISSKNSVFAGPNNIAYSATKADQAHQVRLLAVELGEHGVRVNGINPDGVVRGSGIFSSGWGANRAATYGVAEEDLGQFYANRTILKREVVPENVADAVYVLTGPELSRTTGLHIPVDSGVAQAFVR from the coding sequence ATGACGAACCAGACTGTCGCAGACCTGCTTGAGCGCTCGAACCGGCTCGGCTCCGATCCGCAGAACACCAACTACGCCGGCGGCAACACCTCTGCCAAGGGCACGGCAACCGACCCTGTCACGGGGGAACCGGTTGAGCTGCTCTGGGTGAAGGGGTCCGGGGGCGACCTCGGAACGCTCACGGAGGCTGGCCTCGCCGCCCTGCGCCTGGACCGCATGCGGGCACTCGTCAACGTCTACCCCGGTGTGGACCGTGAGGACGAGATGGTGGCGGCGTTCGACTACTGCCTGCACGGCAAAGGCGGAGCCGCGCCGTCGATCGACACGGCGATGCACGGTCTCGTCGACGCGGCCCATGTCGACCACTTGCACCCGGACAGCGGTATCGCGATCGCTACGGCCGCCGACGGCGAGGCGCTCACGAAGAAAATCTTCGGCGACAAGGTGGTGTGGGTGCCGTGGCGCCGCCCCGGATTCCAGCTGGGTCTCGACATCGCCCAGATCAAGGCGGCCCATCCGCAGGCGATCGGCACGATCCTGGGCGGCCACGGAATCACCGCGTGGGGAGACACGAGTGAGGAGAGCGAGAAGAACTCGCTCTGGATCATCGAAACCGCGCAGGCGTACATCGACGCCAACGGCACGCCCGAGCCCTTCGGCGGCGTTCGCGCCGGCTACGCGGCGCTCCCCGAGGGGGAACGCCGCGCCAAGGCAGCCGCGCTCGCCGCAACCATCCGCGGGATCGCGTCACATGATGCTCCGATGGTGGGGCACTTCACTGACGCCGCCGTTGTCACCGATTTTCTCGCTTCCGAGCGCGCTCCGGAGCTGGCGGCGCTCGGCACCAGCTGCCCCGACCACTTCCTGCGCACCAAGGTGAAGCCCCTGATCCTCGACCTGCCGGCGAATGCCTCCACGGAGGAGTCGATTGCGCGCCTGAAGGAACTGCACGAGCAGTACCGTGCCGACTACGCGGCGTACTACGACCGCTTCGCCACCGATGATTCTCCCGCCATGCGCGGCGCGGACCCCCTGATCGTTCTCGTGCCGGGCGTTGGCATGTTCAGCTACGGAAAGAACAAGCAGACCGCACGCGTTGCGGGCGAGTTCTACGTCAACGCGATCAACGTGATGCGCGGCGCCGAGTCGCTGTCGACCTACGCGCCCATCTCCGACGAGGAGAAGTTCCGCATCGAGTACTGGGCGCTTGAAGAGGCCAAGCTGCAACGCATGCCGAAGCCGAAGACCCACCAGGGGCGCATCGCGTTCGTGACCGGGGCGGCCTCAGGAATCGGCAAGGCGATCGCCACGCGGCTTGCGGCCGAGGGCGCCTGTGTTGTGATCGCCGACCTGGACCTCGAGAAGGCTCGCGCGGCAGCGGCAGAATTGGGCGGAACCGACGTGGCAATCGGCGTTGCGGCGAACGTTGCCGACGAATCGGCCGTGCAGGCGGCGATCGACGAGGCGCTCTTGGCATTCGGCGGTGTGGACCTCGTTGTCAATAACGCCGGCCTGTCGCTGTCGAAGTCGCTGCTGGAGACCACTGAGAAAGACTGGGATCTGCAGCACGACGTCATGGCGAAGGGATCGTTCCTCGTTTCGAAGGCGGCGGCGCGTCCGCTGATGGACCAGGGACTCGGCGGCGACATCATCTACATCTCGTCGAAGAACTCCGTTTTCGCCGGCCCGAACAACATCGCTTACTCCGCTACGAAGGCGGATCAGGCCCACCAGGTGCGTCTGCTCGCGGTGGAGCTCGGCGAACACGGTGTGCGGGTCAACGGCATCAACCCCGATGGCGTTGTGCGCGGCTCCGGCATCTTCTCCTCCGGGTGGGGCGCCAACCGCGCCGCCACATACGGCGTTGCGGAGGAGGACCTCGGCCAGTTCTACGCCAACCGGACCATTCTCAAGCGTGAGGTCGTTCCCGAGAACGTCGCGGACGCCGTGTACGTGCTCACGGGGCCCGAGCTCAGCCGGACGACGGGCCTGCACATTCCCGTCGACTCGGGCGTCGCACAGGCGTTTGTGCGCTAG
- a CDS encoding multidrug effflux MFS transporter yields MMPTTSTGLIAVPTGAITVPRPVSSATGEISIVQKGDQLSRTRLFWYVLLLGALTALGPFTVDLYLPAFPLLERDFSATAAAIQLTLTGTMLGFAIGQLIVGPLSDAVGRRVPLLVATSLHLLASVAAAFAPNLESLSVMRVLMGIGAAGGGVVAMAMVRDLFGGRRLVIMLSRLALVTGVAPVIAPLIGSMLLEVMEWRGIFIVLACYGVVILIFATLALPETRPKHERVRAQNISVAHRYRIVFSDRVYVGALVIGAMTFSGLFSYLSASSFLFQTTYGLSTMQYGLVFAVNSVGLIIGNQIAARLAARYGPQWVLAGSTTGLLLAAIAIPVSAHFSDSVWAVIVPLFFFMSACGFTFPCAQVLALDRHPEAAGTAASVIGAANNGMAGVISPLVGAHSAGSVITAGSMASIMIGCSVLGIAALWLIVRPRTLGQLS; encoded by the coding sequence ATGATGCCGACAACGTCGACGGGGCTGATTGCCGTTCCCACGGGTGCCATCACGGTTCCTCGCCCCGTCAGCAGCGCAACGGGTGAGATCTCGATCGTCCAGAAGGGTGATCAGCTCTCTCGAACGCGCCTGTTCTGGTACGTGCTTCTTCTCGGGGCGCTCACAGCCCTCGGCCCCTTCACCGTCGATCTGTACCTGCCGGCTTTCCCCCTTCTGGAGCGCGATTTCTCGGCGACGGCGGCCGCCATTCAGCTCACGCTGACGGGAACGATGCTCGGGTTCGCGATCGGTCAGCTGATCGTGGGCCCTCTGAGCGATGCCGTCGGACGTCGTGTGCCGCTTCTCGTTGCCACATCGCTGCACCTTCTGGCCAGCGTTGCGGCGGCGTTTGCGCCCAACCTGGAATCGCTCAGTGTGATGCGCGTGCTCATGGGCATTGGCGCTGCCGGGGGTGGCGTCGTCGCGATGGCGATGGTGCGCGACCTCTTCGGCGGCAGGCGGCTGGTCATCATGCTCTCCCGCCTGGCCCTTGTCACGGGTGTTGCGCCGGTGATCGCGCCCCTCATCGGGTCGATGCTGCTCGAAGTGATGGAGTGGCGCGGGATCTTCATCGTCCTCGCCTGCTACGGCGTCGTGATCCTTATCTTTGCGACGCTCGCGTTGCCCGAGACGCGCCCCAAACATGAGCGCGTTCGTGCGCAGAACATCTCGGTGGCGCATCGATATCGCATCGTCTTTTCCGACCGTGTGTACGTCGGCGCGCTCGTGATCGGCGCGATGACGTTCTCGGGACTGTTCTCTTATCTGTCGGCGTCGTCGTTCCTGTTCCAGACCACCTACGGGCTGTCGACCATGCAGTACGGTCTCGTCTTTGCCGTGAACTCGGTGGGCCTGATCATCGGAAACCAGATTGCGGCGCGGCTCGCGGCGCGCTACGGGCCGCAGTGGGTGCTGGCCGGTTCGACAACGGGCCTGCTGCTGGCGGCCATTGCGATTCCCGTTTCGGCGCACTTTTCCGACAGCGTGTGGGCCGTGATCGTTCCGCTGTTCTTCTTCATGTCGGCCTGTGGTTTCACGTTCCCGTGTGCGCAGGTGCTGGCGCTCGACCGTCACCCTGAGGCGGCGGGAACCGCGGCATCGGTTATCGGTGCAGCCAACAACGGCATGGCCGGCGTGATCTCACCTTTGGTCGGAGCGCACTCGGCCGGCTCCGTGATCACGGCAGGCTCGATGGCGTCGATCATGATCGGGTGCTCCGTGCTCGGAATTGCCGCGCTGTGGCTGATCGTCCGGCCCCGCACGCTGGGGCAGCTCTCCTAG
- a CDS encoding alpha/beta hydrolase: protein MPEFIDRHGVTIFYDRYEPAGSPRGIAQILHGVGEHAGRYRALIDELTANGWIVYADDHRGHGRTGMKQYGTVDRAFRLGPGGHRGAEDAIWQLTQIARDEHPELPLVLIAHSWGSFLAQILLNSHPGAYDAAVLVGTALRWPGSLTATPLNARWNTPDARGNEWISEDVDVQIAALEDPLASQMPLAIALGPASGLRIYGRPARGLREMAGIDVPILLMVGRDDPVGGPVSVHRLADAYRKRSGFSDVTTHVYDGRHEILNGFQQEQVRADLLGWLGQRF, encoded by the coding sequence ATGCCCGAGTTCATCGATCGCCACGGCGTCACGATCTTCTACGACCGCTACGAACCGGCGGGCTCCCCGCGCGGCATCGCCCAGATTCTGCACGGCGTTGGCGAACACGCCGGCCGCTACCGCGCACTGATCGATGAGCTCACAGCGAACGGCTGGATTGTCTACGCCGACGACCACCGCGGCCACGGCCGCACCGGCATGAAGCAGTACGGCACCGTCGACCGCGCTTTCCGCCTGGGCCCCGGTGGCCACCGCGGAGCGGAGGACGCCATTTGGCAGCTCACGCAGATCGCGCGGGACGAGCATCCTGAACTTCCGCTCGTTCTCATCGCGCACTCATGGGGATCGTTCCTTGCCCAGATCCTCCTCAATTCTCACCCCGGCGCATACGACGCCGCCGTTCTTGTCGGCACGGCGCTGCGCTGGCCAGGATCGCTCACGGCAACGCCCCTCAACGCCCGCTGGAACACTCCGGATGCTCGAGGAAACGAGTGGATCAGCGAGGACGTCGACGTGCAGATCGCTGCGCTCGAAGACCCGCTCGCGTCGCAGATGCCCCTCGCGATAGCATTAGGCCCCGCCAGCGGACTGCGCATCTACGGCCGTCCCGCCCGAGGGCTCCGCGAAATGGCCGGCATCGACGTTCCGATTCTGCTGATGGTCGGACGTGATGATCCCGTTGGCGGCCCCGTCTCGGTACACCGGCTTGCTGACGCCTACCGGAAGCGGTCAGGCTTCTCCGACGTGACAACACACGTCTACGACGGACGCCACGAGATCCTGAACGGATTCCAACAGGAACAGGTGCGCGCCGACCTGCTGGGGTGGCTGGGTCAGCGCTTCTAG